One genomic window of Quercus robur chromosome 6, dhQueRobu3.1, whole genome shotgun sequence includes the following:
- the LOC126690125 gene encoding uncharacterized protein LOC126690125 produces MTGLRDHVTTDAWIGSSAPEEAHIYICMDNIMSLFKEDHISSPPSASQLQFCSPNFFRCLDRNQDDSLDFWEVLTLYYIMKTRGVWCKSCGVCQLGLYFTCVACFDNASHTYDLCTNCYSQRRYSHHHVSFLDSYMLLRSKRGLPLGAPNLNQNSQRARVGNLLDELDC; encoded by the exons ATGACGGGTTTGAGGGACCATGTGACAACAGATGCATGGATAGGATCTTCGGCCCCTGAG GAAGCTCACATATACATTTGCATGGATAACATCATGTCATTGTTTAAGGAAGACCACATTAGTAGTCCTCCTagt GCAAGCCAGCTACAATTTTGTAGCCCTAACTTTTTCCGTTGTTTGGATCGCAACCAGGATGATAGCTTGGATTTTTGGGAAGTCCTCACATTGTACTACATCATGAAAACCCGAGGTGTGTGGTGCAAGAGCTGTGGAGTGTGCCAATTGGGACTTTATTTCACATGCGTTGCATGCTTTGACAACGCTAGCCACACTTATGATCTCTGTACTAATTGCTATAGCCAACGGAGGTACAGCCACCACCACGTCTCCTTCTTAGATAGCTACATGTTGTTGCGCTCCAAGAGAGGACTTCCTCTTGGTGCACCAAATCTGAATCAG AACTCTCAACGAGCTCGTGTTGGAAACCTTCTGGACGAACTTGACTGCTGA